The segment CCTGAATCGGGTCCAACTGTAAATCCTAGAGTAACCTGGGAAGGTTGCAGCGTATTGCTCGACATTAACGACGGCGATCGTCTTGTTTTCGCTCGTCTCTCTGCCGGCTCGTAAGCTCCTATTTCTCCTAACAGTTCGCTTTACTGgttatcaaaatttattttttatgccGTTTAAAACTGTTTCAGGACCTTGAAAATTGGGAATAAGACATTCTCTTTGCAGCCATTGATTGGATGTCCCTTTGGGTCTCTGTTTCAAGTTGAAAGCGGAAAGGAAAAGCCTTACCTTTCCCGCTTTATTCCACCCACCGaaggtttaattttttttccttgaaAGCTTATTTTTTGTAGCTTAATTGATTTCAAGTTCATTCTAGATGATACTCTTTTGGTGTATTTTTGCAGAGaataatgttcaagatgaaggaGGTTGTCAATTACAAGAAGAATCCCGTGACAACCGAGCAATAATTGATAATAATCAAGCTCAAAGCCTCACCGGCGATGATATAGATGCAATGCGGAGGTGCTAGACTTTGTGTTTTTTGTGGTTATTTATAGCCTTTTTTGTGAACACTATTTTTCATTGGTTGCTTTTTTCTCTTATGATGCAGACAGGGGGCAACGGGGAATGAAATTGTTGAGGCCCTCATTGCTAACAGTGCAACTTTCGATAAGAAAACACAGTTCTCACAAGTTAGTTAATTTCACACTTAAGAGTCTGACATTTATTTATGGTTCACAATCTCGAATATAATAAGCTGGTTTGGGTAGACAAATGAAAGAGCAAGAGGAGAAAAAGAATGAAAAGGTAACATAAGTGTTTTTGTGTTTGTATCTGTAGGAAAAATATAGGCTTAAGAAGCAAAAGAAATATGCGCCCAGAGTGCTTCTTAGACGACCATTTTCTAGAAGGTATGTCAATGATTCTATATCCGAGCTGCTTTTTCGGGATGTGGTTTTTAAATGGTTTTTATCTCAATGCTTGCTGACTTTTGTTTTGCTACTACTGTTGTATCAGTATATGTGAGGCATACTTTAAGAAATATCCAGCTCGAATTGGGTAATCATCATATTGTGTTAACTGTGTTTTTGATCATTTTTTTCTGCAGACATGACTAGAAATAATTTGTAATCTCCTTTCCTATGATTCAGATTTTTGCGAGTGGATACTTTATCTTTGTTGCTATCAATGGCTAATGTTACTGCAAACTCGGATGTCCTTGTCCTGGATATGGTTGGTGGACTTGTTACTGGTGCTGTGGCAGAGCGTTTAGGAGGTATGATACATGTTTTGTTTTTAAGAGTTATTTGATATTGTAACTGAATCAACAAGACCTATAATTAATACGGCCAGTGTAACATTTCTAACAAAATATAGtggtattttaaatattttaaatgttcTCAAGTATCTATGGAAGAGTAATGTTGGAACCATTGTCTCACAATACCTTTTGGCGAACAGGTTCAGGTAGTGTGTGCAATACTTATCTTGGGGGGACACCGTATCCTATGGAGATAATAAGGATGTTCAACTTCAATAATGAAATTTGCAAGAGGTATGCTGCTATTTTTTGAGTTTCCTAACTTTACAAGAAATATCATATTATAAACTCAAGTAAAAGCTGGGCACTGTAATCTCATTTTCAAGGAGGATTACATGGAGCTCAGGTATAAATACAGAGTTATGTTCTTGAATCATGCCATGCAATATTTACTCTCTCTTCTTATTTGTTTCAGAGTTTTGCGGTGTTCAGTCAATGACCTTTGTGCAGTCCAAAATGAAACCAGTGAGCAAGTCAGCCAACGTGAAGATGTCTGTACTATGGAGAGTCAATCTGATGTTAGTCATGCTCCCTTGCGATTAAGTTTATTCTTTTTTTCTGAATCACCCTGAATGTATTGTGATGCTTTATTTATAGGAGAAAACATCCTTATCAGTTAGCACCGAAGAGGTTCATCTTTCATCCAAGAATGGTATTTTGGATCTTGTTCCTGAGAATGAACTTTCTACCACAGGCAAAACTTGCAAAGCCCCAAAAGCTGGAGAAAAAGCACCAAAAGAAGCCATTCAATCATGGAAAGAAAATGGTTTCACCAGGTAATCTACAGAAGTTCAACAATTGCTGTATTAATAttagaataatatatatatatccataatCCTAAAATCCAAAGTGTTTGTGTAGCCTAATTATAGCTGCACCGGAGCAGGATGCCTGGATCTTAGTTAAGGATTTGCTGCCCCTTCTAACATACTCAGCTCCTTTTGCAATCTATCACCAGTATCTGCAGGTTCAGTTTCATCCCTTGTTACTGCTCTAAATTTTGGAAGGAACCAAGTTTAGACGTCTATTTTTTCTATAAAACTAATAGTTGAGTTGGTAGTTTTGAACGATCTTTTGTATTTCTGTTGTTAAAAATGTGGAACCAATCATTCCCCTAGAAAACTAACTCGATCAAACTATACGTTTAAATGCAGCCTCTTGCAAAATGCATGCACAATCTACAACTTGAGAAAATGGCAATTGGGTTACAACTTTCAGAACCTTGGTTACGGGAATATCAGGTCTTCTTCTTATTCCTCTTTATAAACTTGTAGAATATGTAATGCTTTATTTATGAGAATAACATGATTATCATGCAGGTACTTCCATCAAGAACCCATCCCTGCATGCAGATGAGTGGATCAGGCGGCTACATCCTAAGTGGTACTCGGGCATATTCTAATACAAGTCAATCCTAGTTCCTAAATTTTAATAAAGGAAAATTATTGTGTATTAGTAACCCAAAATGGTCGCCTAAAACCAAATTTATCATGTGTATAACTTGGATCATTATTTTATATGGTTTTCTTTGGTGTTGCTACTTAGGTTTCGATTTATAACAAACCTTTATTTATGCTATTGTGGTAAATGTTAAATGTAAACTATTTATTCCAAATGGAATTTTATTAACTGCTCAATTTCAGtaaactttttttattatttaatttaatctgaAGCAGCTCAAACATCATACTAAGCTCATGCATCGTTTAATTTCATACTTGAAGTAAGATTGTTGTGTTGACAATTTGATTTAATCTTCTAGTATTACAGTtcttatttaaaatatcaaaagaAAAGGTAAATTATAAAATTGGTTATTTATGTTTACGCTCTTTTTAACTcctattataaattaataaattaagaaataaCAGTAGCGGCAATCGAATATGTTTATCTAATCGTATCTAATCAGCAATCATTGAAAGAGTTTTATGCAAGACCTTTGATATCTACTCTCTATTAATGTTCGCACGGTTCTTGAATTCGCATATGTTAACATAAATTGATATTACTAATGTAGCAATTTTTAAAGTTGGGTGAGGAAATCTTGAAATTACACAAGCATATACTACTAAATTTGTAGTTCATCCCAAGAAAATCATAATTAGAGTTGTAATGGGCTTGAAATATTTGTTGAAATGAGTCAGAGAAACGAAGCCCTTTGGAACTTGGAAGAGCCCAATAAGCAAACAAAAAGAAATATTACTAAATCGTCTTTCTTTCAGAAAAATAAAGGAAGTCTTCTGGGTTTTCTTCTTCTCATTCTTCATTTTAGGTTTTGCGATGAACCGGTAACGGCCAGATCCATTGAATTGAGTTTGTCAGGTAATATTACAGAGCTTCTTGTGCATcgcttttcttttcaatttcatgATTGAAGTTATTGATAAATcaatttgggttttgggtttgtaaCTGATCTCAAAACTAACGACATACTAGTGAACAAGTATTGGTGAGTAAAATCTGTACGGGTTTGACTTGATATATAGTTTTACAAATGGTTGTTCTATAATCTAAGTTAATCACAGTTTGTCCATCATTTTCAATATCTTTCTATTCCTTTTTTCCCCATTGGTATTCTTCGTGATTTTAGTGTTAGAAACATCATCCAAAGTTGTTAGAAGGTCGTGATGTTGATTAACTTGACTGTAAGCTGTAAAAGAACGGTGGCAGACTGGCAGTAACTGAAGATTATGCTTGTTCCAATAGGTATTAAACTGCTTATTTGATTCCTATTTATCGGGTGACATTAGCTGAAAATCAGATgcattttatttatcattttctcaatttttttattttggcttTTGAGGGGACTTACAATTATATATACATGATAAATTGTAGTGCTTTTAGGCTCGCTATTACAATATGATCccccaaaaaaaacaaaaaattgtttaaCATTTACTAGAATATtaacatatttctttctaaaaGGGTACATAAATATTAGGTAGCATTATTTTTTGCTTAAAATTTCTCAATGACTAGCGAACCACCATTTTGTTCATCAATGTGAATCGGTAAGTATGGAGATTGTTTCTGGCAACCAGCCAAGCACCGGCAATGAATTGAAACTTTATGGCATTATCAGTGAGGTAGTTGTAGATGGATCATGAAGCCAGTCAGCCGAAACAGGAGCGCTCAAGAACAAGGTGGACTGCGTCCCTTGATAGGATATTTGCAGACTTGGTAGTGAAGCAAATTCAATTGGGAAACAGGCCAAACAATGTTTTTGACAAGAAAACGTGGAATATCATACGTGATGAATTCAACGAGCAAACAGATCTTAACTTCAATAACAATCAGTTGAGAAAGCACCTGGATGTTCTGAGAATACGTTTCTATAACCTCAAGTCAGCTTATGATCAAAATGACTTTGCATCCATGGAGGACTCTTGTTGCATTGGGTTTGACCTGTGGGAAGACATTGGGGTAAATTTCCTCTCA is part of the Gossypium arboreum isolate Shixiya-1 chromosome 5, ASM2569848v2, whole genome shotgun sequence genome and harbors:
- the LOC108484502 gene encoding uncharacterized protein LOC108484502 — its product is MSENKPESGPTVNPRVTWEGCSVLLDINDGDRLVFARLSAGSTLKIGNKTFSLQPLIGCPFGSLFQVESGKEKPYLSRFIPPTEENNVQDEGGCQLQEESRDNRAIIDNNQAQSLTGDDIDAMRRQGATGNEIVEALIANSATFDKKTQFSQEKYRLKKQKKYAPRVLLRRPFSRSICEAYFKKYPARIGFLRVDTLSLLLSMANVTANSDVLVLDMVGGLVTGAVAERLGGSGSVCNTYLGGTPYPMEIIRMFNFNNEICKRVLRCSVNDLCAVQNETSEQVSQREDVCTMESQSDEKTSLSVSTEEVHLSSKNGILDLVPENELSTTGKTCKAPKAGEKAPKEAIQSWKENGFTSLIIAAPEQDAWILVKDLLPLLTYSAPFAIYHQYLQPLAKCMHNLQLEKMAIGLQLSEPWLREYQVLPSRTHPCMQMSGSGGYILSGTRAYSNTSQS